One segment of Streptomyces sp. YIM 121038 DNA contains the following:
- a CDS encoding adenylosuccinate synthase — protein sequence MPALVLLGAQWGDEGKGKATDLLGGSVDYVVRYQGGNNAGHTVVVGDQKYALHLLPSGILSPDCVPVIGNGVVVDPSVLLSELSGLNERGVDTSKLLISGNAHIITPYNVTVDKVGERFLGKRKIGTTGRGIGPTYADKINRTGIRVQDLYDESILKQKVEAALEQKNQLLTKVFNRRAIEAEQIVEQLLEHGENIKSYVADTTLILNNALDEDKVVLFEGGQGTLLDVDHGTYPFVTSSNPTAGGACTGTGVGPTKISRVIGILKAYTTRVGAGPFPTELFDADGEALRTIGGERGVTTGRDRRCGWFDAPIARYATRVNGLTDFFLTKLDVLTGWEQIPVCVAYEIDGKRVEELPYNQTDFHHAKPIYETLPGWSEDITKAKTFADLPKNAQAYVKALEEMSGAPISAIGVGPGRDETIEINSFI from the coding sequence GTGCCCGCACTCGTGCTGCTCGGTGCTCAGTGGGGTGACGAAGGCAAGGGAAAGGCCACCGACCTGCTCGGTGGATCCGTGGACTATGTAGTGCGCTACCAGGGCGGCAACAACGCCGGCCACACGGTCGTCGTAGGCGACCAGAAGTACGCGCTGCACCTCCTCCCTTCCGGAATCCTCTCGCCGGACTGCGTACCGGTCATCGGTAACGGCGTCGTCGTCGACCCGTCGGTCCTGCTCTCCGAGCTGAGCGGTCTGAACGAGCGCGGCGTCGACACGTCGAAGCTGCTGATCAGCGGAAACGCGCACATCATCACGCCGTACAACGTGACGGTGGACAAGGTCGGCGAGCGCTTCCTCGGCAAGCGGAAGATCGGCACGACCGGCCGCGGCATCGGCCCGACCTACGCCGACAAGATCAACCGCACCGGCATCCGCGTCCAGGACCTCTACGACGAGTCGATCCTGAAGCAGAAGGTCGAAGCGGCCCTGGAGCAGAAGAACCAGCTGCTCACCAAGGTGTTCAACCGCCGCGCCATCGAGGCGGAGCAGATCGTCGAGCAGCTCCTGGAGCACGGCGAGAACATCAAGAGTTACGTGGCCGACACCACGCTGATCCTCAACAACGCGCTCGACGAGGACAAGGTCGTCCTGTTCGAGGGCGGCCAGGGCACGCTCCTGGACGTGGACCACGGCACGTACCCCTTCGTCACCTCGTCGAACCCGACCGCGGGCGGTGCCTGCACGGGCACCGGCGTCGGCCCGACGAAGATCAGCCGCGTCATCGGCATCCTGAAGGCGTACACCACGCGCGTCGGCGCGGGCCCGTTCCCGACGGAGCTGTTCGACGCGGACGGCGAGGCGCTGCGCACCATCGGCGGCGAGCGCGGCGTCACCACGGGCCGGGACCGCCGCTGCGGCTGGTTCGACGCCCCGATCGCCCGCTACGCGACCCGGGTGAACGGCCTGACGGACTTCTTCCTCACCAAGCTCGACGTCCTCACCGGCTGGGAGCAGATCCCGGTCTGCGTCGCGTACGAGATCGACGGCAAGCGCGTCGAGGAGCTCCCGTACAACCAGACGGACTTCCACCACGCGAAGCCGATCTACGAGACGCTGCCGGGCTGGTCCGAGGACATCACCAAGGCCAAGACCTTCGCCGACCTGCCGAAGAACGCGCAGGCCTATGTGAAGGCCCTGGAGGAGATGTCCGGCGCCCCGATCTCCGCGATCGGCGTGGGCCCGGGCCGCGACGAGACGATCGAGATCAACTCGTTCATCTAG
- a CDS encoding DUF4956 domain-containing protein: MDPQALAAHLGLDLLAVTLLTFAVFYPRHHGRELVLAYPALNVALFSVVAALSEAEGGGLHEVDFVRDLMVLEVRFRQSELTEGSRPFTRSTSTSTSTSTSTTTTTTSRPAARLSKELA, from the coding sequence ATGGACCCGCAGGCACTCGCCGCCCATCTGGGCCTCGACCTCCTGGCCGTCACGCTGCTGACCTTCGCCGTCTTCTATCCGCGCCACCACGGGCGCGAGCTGGTGCTCGCGTATCCGGCCCTGAACGTCGCGCTGTTCTCGGTCGTCGCGGCCCTGTCGGAGGCCGAGGGCGGCGGCCTCCACGAAGTGGACTTCGTCCGCGACCTCATGGTCCTGGAAGTCCGCTTCCGACAGTCGGAACTCACGGAGGGCTCCCGGCCGTTCACTCGGAGTACGAGTACGAGTACGAGTACGAGTACGAGTACGACCACGACCACGACGTCACGACCGGCCGCACGCCTCAGCAAGGAGCTCGCGTGA
- a CDS encoding DJ-1/PfpI family protein: MDKAVHLAVYDTFADWETGYATAFLARTGHTVRTVAMTAEPVTSIGGVRVEPDLTLDALRPEDSELLILPGADLWDSGDGLAPFARAAGAFLDAGVPVAAICGATAGLAREGLLDERAHTSAVPMYLAATGYQGADRYVASDAVTDGDLITAGPTEPVAFAREVLGRMGAFEGERLDAWYRLFHDSDPAAYEALNS, from the coding sequence ATGGACAAGGCCGTTCACCTCGCCGTCTACGACACGTTCGCCGACTGGGAGACCGGGTACGCCACCGCGTTCCTCGCCCGCACCGGCCACACCGTCCGCACGGTCGCCATGACCGCGGAGCCCGTCACCAGCATCGGCGGCGTCCGCGTCGAGCCCGACCTCACGCTCGACGCGCTGCGGCCCGAGGACAGCGAGCTGCTCATCCTGCCCGGGGCCGACCTGTGGGACAGCGGGGACGGCCTCGCGCCGTTCGCCCGCGCCGCCGGGGCCTTCCTGGACGCGGGCGTGCCGGTCGCCGCGATCTGCGGGGCCACGGCGGGGCTCGCCCGCGAGGGGCTGCTCGACGAGCGCGCCCACACCAGCGCCGTACCGATGTACCTGGCCGCGACCGGGTACCAGGGCGCGGACCGGTACGTCGCGTCCGACGCCGTCACCGACGGGGACCTGATCACGGCGGGACCCACCGAGCCCGTCGCGTTCGCACGCGAAGTCCTGGGGCGCATGGGCGCGTTCGAGGGCGAGCGGCTCGACGCCTGGTACCGGCTGTTCCACGACTCGGACCCGGCCGCGTACGAGGCCCTGAACTCATGA
- a CDS encoding MFS transporter: MRLFAIRDYRRLFGAQVIALFGTGLTTVALGLLAYDLAGPRAGMVLGTALTIKMVMYVVIAPLAAAYVDRLPRRRFLVLLDVVRGAVVLALPLVTEVWHVYVLIGLLQAASAAFTPTFQAVIPDIVTDESAYTRALSASQVASTMESLLSPVLAALALTLISFDRLFLGTSAGFLVSALLVLATRVPDARPSAHTRAWDKAASGIRTFFRTPRLRGLMALNLVVAAAGSIVVVSTVNHVRDALGGSQSDVAWMLAASGTGTLVAALALPRVLDRIAARTVMTTGAAVLVGATAAAVSLSALDLATWTGTAVVWATIGIGMALVITPTGKVLRASVARNAIPEAFAAQFSLSHLAWLITYPVAGWLGTAAGTTPAWSVLAVLASAGAAGALLLWPRHEGPAAVGPGAVGPAAVGSGAVTTPVAPAPHAPGTDRSTLSKAA, translated from the coding sequence ATGCGACTGTTCGCCATCCGCGACTACCGCCGCCTGTTCGGCGCCCAGGTCATCGCCCTCTTCGGCACCGGACTCACCACCGTGGCCCTCGGGCTGCTCGCGTACGACCTCGCGGGGCCGCGCGCCGGTATGGTCCTCGGCACCGCCCTCACCATCAAGATGGTCATGTACGTGGTCATCGCCCCACTGGCCGCCGCGTACGTCGACCGGCTCCCCAGGAGACGGTTCCTGGTCCTCCTCGACGTGGTCCGCGGCGCGGTGGTCCTGGCCCTGCCGCTGGTCACCGAGGTCTGGCACGTCTACGTCCTGATCGGCCTCCTCCAGGCCGCCTCCGCGGCGTTCACCCCGACCTTCCAGGCCGTCATCCCCGACATCGTCACCGACGAGTCCGCGTACACGCGCGCCCTGTCCGCCTCCCAGGTCGCCTCCACCATGGAGAGCCTGCTCAGCCCCGTCCTCGCGGCGCTCGCCCTGACGCTCATCAGCTTCGACCGGCTGTTCCTCGGCACCTCCGCCGGATTCCTCGTCTCCGCCCTGCTCGTCCTGGCGACGCGCGTCCCCGACGCCCGTCCCAGCGCCCACACCAGGGCGTGGGACAAGGCCGCCTCAGGCATCAGGACCTTCTTCAGGACACCGCGGCTGCGCGGCCTCATGGCGCTCAACCTCGTGGTCGCGGCGGCCGGTTCGATCGTCGTCGTCAGCACCGTCAACCACGTCCGCGACGCCCTGGGCGGCTCGCAGTCCGACGTCGCCTGGATGCTCGCCGCCTCCGGCACCGGCACCCTCGTGGCCGCCCTCGCGCTGCCGCGCGTCCTCGACCGGATCGCCGCCCGCACCGTCATGACGACCGGCGCCGCGGTCCTCGTCGGCGCCACCGCCGCCGCCGTGTCGCTCAGCGCGCTCGACCTCGCCACCTGGACCGGTACGGCCGTCGTCTGGGCCACCATCGGCATCGGCATGGCCCTGGTCATCACCCCGACCGGCAAGGTCCTGCGCGCCTCCGTCGCGCGGAACGCGATCCCCGAGGCGTTCGCCGCCCAGTTCTCCCTCTCGCACCTCGCCTGGCTGATCACCTACCCCGTCGCGGGCTGGCTCGGCACGGCCGCGGGCACCACCCCCGCCTGGTCCGTCCTGGCGGTGCTCGCCTCAGCGGGAGCGGCCGGCGCCCTCCTCCTCTGGCCGCGCCACGAGGGCCCCGCAGCCGTCGGGCCCGGAGCCGTCGGGCCCGCAGCCGTCGGGTCCGGAGCCGTCACCACGCCCGTGGCACCCGCCCCGCACGCGCCCGGCACGGACCGGTCCACCCTGTCCAAGGCCGCGTGA
- a CDS encoding carboxymuconolactone decarboxylase family protein, translating to MPRLTPLTPDTAVGASRDLLADLVSRHGHVGAMVSTMAHSPAVLGGYLQLSRAMGRAKLDRGISERISIAVQTVQGCGLCLDAHVGAARALGIDEAEIERARTGTSADPAIAAVVALGLQVHREPASITDDQIAALRAHGYSDRAIADVVGVVALNVLTGAFNLLAGLTPGSDTGA from the coding sequence ATGCCCCGCCTGACCCCCCTCACACCCGACACGGCGGTCGGCGCCTCGCGCGACCTCCTGGCCGACCTGGTCTCCCGCCACGGCCACGTCGGGGCCATGGTCTCCACGATGGCGCACTCCCCGGCCGTCCTCGGCGGCTACCTCCAGCTCAGCCGGGCCATGGGCCGGGCCAAGCTCGACCGCGGGATCAGCGAACGGATCTCCATCGCCGTCCAGACCGTGCAGGGCTGCGGGCTGTGCCTGGACGCGCACGTCGGCGCCGCCCGCGCCCTCGGCATCGACGAGGCGGAGATCGAGCGGGCCCGCACGGGCACCTCGGCCGACCCCGCGATCGCGGCGGTCGTCGCCCTCGGCCTCCAGGTCCACCGCGAGCCGGCGTCGATCACCGACGACCAGATCGCCGCGCTGCGCGCGCACGGCTACAGCGACCGCGCGATAGCCGACGTCGTCGGCGTCGTCGCCCTCAACGTCCTCACCGGCGCCTTCAACCTCCTCGCCGGCCTCACACCGGGGAGCGACACCGGTGCGTAG
- a CDS encoding serine/threonine-protein kinase translates to MEKLGPGEPQRIGAYRLLARLGAGGMGQVYLARSGRNRTVAVKLVREELAAQEEFRSRFRQEVQAARRVGGAWTAPVLDADTEAAIPWVATGYVAGPSLQAVVSHDHGPLPERSVKILAAGLANALKDIHAAGLIHRDLKPSNVLVTIDGPRVIDFGIARALETVTDGGLTRTGALVGSPGFMAPEQVRGDRVTEAADVFCLGSVLAYAATGLLPFGTANSGVHALMFRIAQEEPDLEPVPESLRELIEHCLAKAPGDRPSLDDVLDRTGAEDTVFEGKSREPWLPGALVAQLGRHAVRLLEVEDPEAEPPAGGADPGGAAGAAGPAGAAGADAAVAGAGAPAAAGAGAAAGAVAGAEAAAAAAGPSPEAEGTPPPLPATPPGAPIKSDTPPPPGVPGQGSVDRLPTMVSGAPPAPTPAAPGATPPPGHTPAYAYPHQPAGPAGPAVYGYPHPQAPYGTGTGTPPYGPPPLDPPRRSARSTALLVAVALIVALGAGGTVYAVMKGDGDPKAHGEGKDRKNSGPRTPGTPSDSAGPASPTPSPSASAGEGTVPDKYLGTWNGTVSGEAGTSTRRLTIQQGEVGDTVLSLTADGPLKGGGTYHCVFQGTLTSASDSELQISGTEVTVGPPRTCEPGAPSVVSILPSGELHRVNTDGGKALTYSKG, encoded by the coding sequence ATGGAGAAACTGGGCCCGGGGGAACCGCAGCGGATAGGCGCCTACCGCCTGCTCGCGCGGCTCGGCGCGGGCGGCATGGGGCAGGTGTACCTGGCGCGTTCGGGACGGAACCGCACGGTCGCCGTCAAGCTGGTGCGCGAGGAGCTCGCCGCGCAGGAGGAGTTCCGCAGCCGCTTCCGGCAGGAGGTGCAGGCCGCGCGGCGCGTCGGCGGCGCGTGGACGGCACCGGTGCTCGACGCCGACACGGAGGCCGCGATCCCGTGGGTCGCCACCGGGTACGTCGCCGGGCCCTCGCTGCAGGCCGTCGTCTCGCACGACCACGGCCCGCTGCCCGAGCGGTCGGTGAAGATCCTCGCCGCCGGGCTCGCGAACGCCCTGAAGGACATCCACGCGGCCGGGCTCATCCACCGCGACCTCAAGCCGTCCAACGTCCTGGTGACCATCGACGGCCCGCGCGTCATCGACTTCGGGATAGCCAGGGCCCTGGAGACGGTCACCGACGGCGGCCTCACCCGCACCGGGGCGCTCGTCGGGTCTCCGGGGTTCATGGCACCCGAGCAGGTGCGCGGCGACCGCGTCACCGAGGCCGCGGACGTCTTCTGCCTGGGGTCCGTCCTCGCGTACGCCGCGACGGGCCTGCTGCCCTTCGGCACGGCCAACAGCGGTGTGCACGCGCTGATGTTCCGCATCGCCCAGGAGGAGCCGGACCTGGAGCCGGTGCCGGAGTCGCTGCGCGAGCTCATCGAGCACTGCCTGGCCAAGGCGCCGGGCGACCGGCCCTCGCTCGACGACGTGCTCGACCGGACGGGCGCCGAGGACACGGTCTTCGAGGGGAAGTCCCGGGAGCCGTGGCTGCCGGGAGCCCTGGTCGCCCAGCTCGGGCGGCACGCGGTGCGGCTCCTTGAGGTCGAGGACCCGGAGGCGGAGCCTCCGGCCGGGGGCGCTGATCCGGGCGGGGCCGCCGGGGCCGCCGGTCCGGCCGGGGCCGCCGGAGCCGACGCGGCCGTCGCGGGAGCCGGAGCCCCAGCCGCCGCGGGAGCCGGAGCCGCCGCGGGAGCCGTCGCGGGAGCCGAAGCCGCAGCCGCAGCCGCCGGGCCCTCGCCGGAAGCGGAGGGCACCCCGCCACCCCTCCCCGCGACCCCGCCCGGCGCCCCCATCAAGAGCGACACCCCGCCCCCGCCCGGCGTGCCCGGCCAGGGCTCCGTCGACCGGCTGCCGACCATGGTCAGCGGAGCGCCGCCCGCGCCCACGCCCGCCGCCCCCGGCGCCACGCCCCCGCCGGGCCACACCCCCGCCTACGCCTACCCCCACCAGCCCGCGGGCCCCGCGGGACCGGCCGTCTACGGCTACCCGCATCCGCAGGCGCCGTACGGCACGGGCACCGGCACGCCCCCGTACGGCCCGCCGCCGCTCGACCCGCCGCGCCGCAGCGCCCGGTCGACGGCCCTGCTCGTCGCCGTGGCCCTGATAGTGGCGCTCGGCGCGGGCGGCACCGTGTACGCGGTGATGAAGGGCGACGGCGACCCGAAGGCGCACGGCGAGGGCAAGGACCGCAAGAACTCCGGGCCCAGGACGCCGGGCACGCCGTCCGACTCCGCGGGGCCCGCCTCGCCGACGCCGTCCCCGTCCGCGTCCGCCGGCGAGGGCACCGTGCCGGACAAGTACCTCGGCACCTGGAACGGCACCGTGTCCGGCGAGGCCGGGACCAGCACCCGCCGGCTGACCATCCAGCAGGGCGAGGTCGGCGACACCGTCCTGTCCCTGACCGCCGACGGCCCGCTCAAGGGCGGCGGCACCTACCACTGCGTGTTCCAGGGCACCCTGACGTCCGCGTCCGACAGCGAGCTCCAGATCTCCGGGACCGAGGTCACCGTGGGCCCGCCCCGCACCTGTGAACCGGGCGCCCCCAGCGTCGTCAGCATCCTGCCGAGCGGCGAACTGCACCGGGTCAACACCGACGGCGGCAAGGCGCTCACGTACTCCAAGGGCTGA
- a CDS encoding WD40 repeat domain-containing protein gives MGRREKPIDPAAGPVERFAHELRALRREAGTPTYRAMAADSAYSATTLAYAVAGEKLPSLPVALAYAKACGGDLALWERRWRAARVEEAAHRPRDEAEDGEPPYRGLARFDTGDQDHFFGRDRLTGELVGLAREHRVTTVFGPSGSGKSSLLRAGLIPRLRQPAPPAPRPAAIRVLTPGPRPLRTHERLFAPAPGDGDTWLVVDQFEEVFTLCHDPDEREEFIARLVSARSPALRLRVVLGVRADFYDRCLRHRALADAVREASLPVVPMSPAELREAIVRPAAAHGLIVERALTARLIEETLDEPGCLPLTSHALLETWRRRRGRTLTMAAYEASGRVAGALARTAEDLYTQLPAGQRDVARRILLRLITPGDGVPDTRRPARRAELDDGGAADTAPAARVLDRLARARLVTLDHDTADLTHEAVITGWPRLRGWIEEDRERLRCHRRLTEAAEAWAELGRDTGALYRGTRLATAEEHFPGAAAHPALTALERDFLVASTAARDQEQRAAARVTRRLRRFTTALSVLLALVLAASLIAWQQSRDSGRERDRARAAQRVAQSRQLAAQSAALLDSDPDLASLLAVRAHRAAATPEAAGSLYAAAELPLRRRFTAADGPVLSVAVSPGGHTVATSGYDGTVRLWDPATGRLRADLSSDTGDVYSVAFSPDGRTLAASGDSRVRLWDVATGTVRRALARHTDAVFTLAFSPDGRTLATGSDDGTVRLSDTATGRTRATLRGHRGEISGVAFGRAGHLLASSGADRTVRLWDVATGERRATLRGHKGEVSAVAFSRDGRTLASTGYDRTVRLWDVAARRTRAVLRGHTGEVSAVAFSPDGRTLASSGADRTVRLWNTATGRVRTVLTGHTAPVSGVAFGPDGHTLASSGYDRTVRLWNTATAAPHTTLTGQGAPVSLAAYSPDGRTLLTGGEDGGVRLWNTATGRARATLTDRTGPVLAVSFSRDGRTLTTVNDTQRVRRWDLATGRPRSTSVDSAEAVVAAAIGPDGRTLAVVTGQRTVRLWGGAAGGTRTVLDHPGAVLALAFSRDGRTLATGSADGSVRLWDVAGGPPRTTLTGPADAVGAVAVSPDGRTVAAGSDDGTVRLWDAATGRTLAALTDRTGQVLTVAFSRDGRTLAGGGADGTVRLWDTATGHLRARLGGHTGSVRTVAFSPDGRTLATGGEDATTRLWRTDLPTPSGAIRRICRAVGRDLTRQERASHLQDQEHGRTC, from the coding sequence GTGGGACGTCGCGAGAAGCCGATCGACCCGGCGGCGGGGCCGGTGGAGCGGTTCGCGCACGAGTTGCGCGCGCTGCGCCGCGAGGCGGGCACGCCCACGTACCGGGCGATGGCCGCCGACTCCGCGTACTCCGCCACCACGCTCGCCTACGCCGTCGCGGGCGAGAAACTGCCCTCGCTGCCGGTCGCCCTCGCCTATGCGAAGGCCTGCGGCGGCGACCTCGCCCTGTGGGAGCGGCGCTGGCGCGCGGCCCGCGTCGAGGAGGCCGCGCACCGGCCCCGCGACGAGGCGGAGGACGGCGAACCGCCCTACCGGGGGCTCGCGCGCTTCGACACCGGGGACCAGGACCACTTCTTCGGCCGCGACCGGCTCACCGGCGAACTCGTCGGCCTGGCCCGGGAGCACCGCGTCACCACCGTCTTCGGCCCCTCCGGCAGCGGCAAGTCCTCGCTGCTGCGCGCCGGGCTCATCCCCCGGCTGCGGCAGCCCGCGCCCCCGGCGCCCCGGCCCGCCGCCATCCGCGTCCTCACCCCGGGCCCCCGGCCCCTGCGCACCCACGAGCGGCTCTTCGCCCCGGCCCCGGGCGACGGCGACACCTGGCTGGTGGTCGACCAGTTCGAGGAGGTCTTCACGCTCTGCCACGACCCGGACGAGCGGGAGGAGTTCATCGCACGCCTGGTGTCCGCCCGCTCCCCGGCGCTGCGCCTGCGGGTGGTGCTCGGCGTGCGCGCCGACTTCTACGACCGCTGTCTGCGGCACCGCGCGCTCGCCGACGCCGTCCGCGAGGCCAGCCTGCCGGTGGTCCCGATGAGCCCCGCCGAACTGCGCGAGGCCATCGTCCGCCCGGCCGCCGCGCACGGCCTCATCGTGGAGCGCGCCCTCACCGCCCGGCTCATCGAGGAGACCCTGGACGAGCCGGGCTGTCTGCCCCTGACCTCCCACGCGCTCCTGGAGACCTGGCGCCGCCGCCGGGGCCGCACCCTGACGATGGCCGCGTACGAGGCGTCCGGCCGGGTCGCGGGGGCGCTCGCCCGCACCGCCGAGGACCTGTACACGCAGCTGCCCGCCGGACAGCGGGACGTGGCGCGCCGCATCCTGCTCCGGCTGATCACACCGGGGGACGGCGTGCCGGACACCCGGCGGCCGGCGCGCCGGGCCGAGCTCGACGACGGGGGCGCGGCGGACACCGCGCCCGCCGCCCGCGTCCTGGACCGGCTCGCCCGCGCCCGCCTGGTCACGCTCGACCACGACACCGCCGATCTGACCCACGAGGCCGTCATCACCGGCTGGCCCCGGCTGCGCGGCTGGATCGAGGAGGACCGCGAGCGGCTGCGCTGCCACCGCCGCCTCACCGAGGCCGCCGAGGCCTGGGCGGAACTCGGCCGGGACACCGGCGCCCTGTACCGGGGCACCCGCCTCGCCACCGCCGAGGAACACTTCCCCGGCGCCGCCGCCCACCCCGCGCTCACCGCCCTGGAGCGGGACTTCCTGGTCGCGAGCACCGCCGCCCGCGACCAGGAGCAGCGCGCCGCGGCCCGGGTGACGCGCCGTCTGCGCCGGTTCACCACGGCCCTGTCGGTGCTGCTCGCCCTCGTGCTCGCCGCGAGCCTGATCGCCTGGCAGCAGAGCCGGGACAGCGGCCGCGAGCGCGACCGGGCGCGGGCCGCGCAGCGCGTGGCCCAGTCCCGGCAGCTCGCCGCGCAGTCGGCGGCCCTGCTCGACAGCGACCCCGACCTGGCCTCGCTGCTCGCGGTGCGGGCCCACCGCGCGGCCGCCACGCCGGAGGCCGCGGGCAGCCTCTACGCCGCCGCCGAGCTGCCGCTGCGGCGCCGCTTCACCGCCGCCGACGGGCCCGTCCTGTCCGTCGCGGTGAGCCCCGGCGGGCACACCGTCGCCACCAGCGGCTACGACGGCACCGTACGGCTGTGGGACCCGGCCACCGGCAGGCTGCGGGCCGACCTCAGCAGCGACACCGGTGACGTCTACTCCGTGGCGTTCAGCCCCGACGGGCGCACCCTGGCCGCGAGCGGCGACTCCCGGGTCCGGCTGTGGGACGTCGCCACCGGCACGGTGCGCCGGGCCCTGGCCCGGCACACCGACGCGGTCTTCACGCTCGCCTTCAGCCCCGACGGCCGCACCCTCGCGACCGGCAGCGACGACGGCACCGTACGCCTCTCGGACACGGCGACGGGCCGGACCCGGGCCACCCTCAGGGGCCACCGGGGCGAGATCTCCGGGGTCGCCTTCGGCCGCGCCGGGCACCTCCTCGCCTCCAGCGGCGCCGACCGGACCGTACGCCTGTGGGACGTGGCCACCGGCGAGCGGCGCGCCACCCTGCGGGGCCACAAGGGCGAGGTGTCCGCGGTGGCCTTCAGCCGCGACGGCCGCACCCTGGCCTCCACCGGCTACGACCGGACCGTACGCCTGTGGGACGTGGCGGCGCGCCGGACGCGGGCCGTCCTGCGCGGGCACACGGGCGAGGTCTCCGCCGTCGCCTTCAGCCCCGACGGGCGCACCCTGGCCTCCAGCGGCGCCGACCGGACCGTACGCCTGTGGAACACGGCCACCGGCCGCGTCCGGACCGTCCTCACCGGCCACACCGCCCCCGTCTCCGGGGTCGCCTTCGGCCCGGACGGGCACACCCTGGCCTCCAGCGGCTACGACCGGACGGTGCGGCTGTGGAACACGGCCACGGCCGCCCCGCACACCACGCTCACCGGCCAGGGCGCCCCGGTCTCCCTCGCGGCCTACAGCCCCGACGGGCGCACCCTGCTCACCGGCGGCGAGGACGGCGGCGTACGGCTGTGGAACACCGCCACCGGCCGGGCGCGCGCCACCCTCACCGACCGCACCGGGCCCGTCCTCGCGGTCTCGTTCAGCCGCGACGGGCGCACCCTGACGACGGTCAACGACACCCAGCGGGTGCGGCGCTGGGACCTGGCCACCGGCAGGCCGCGCAGCACGTCCGTCGACAGCGCGGAGGCGGTCGTGGCGGCGGCCATCGGCCCGGACGGCCGGACCCTCGCCGTGGTCACCGGGCAGCGGACGGTCCGGCTGTGGGGCGGGGCGGCGGGCGGGACCCGGACCGTGCTCGACCACCCCGGGGCGGTCCTCGCGCTGGCCTTCAGCCGGGACGGGCGCACCCTGGCCACCGGCAGCGCCGACGGGTCGGTACGGCTGTGGGACGTCGCCGGGGGCCCGCCGCGCACCACCCTGACCGGGCCCGCCGACGCGGTCGGCGCGGTCGCGGTCAGCCCCGACGGGCGCACGGTGGCCGCGGGCAGCGACGACGGCACGGTCCGGCTGTGGGACGCGGCCACCGGCCGGACCCTGGCCGCCCTCACCGACCGCACCGGGCAGGTCCTCACGGTGGCCTTCAGCCGCGACGGGCGCACCCTGGCCGGCGGCGGCGCCGACGGCACGGTCCGGCTGTGGGACACGGCCACCGGGCATCTGCGCGCCCGCCTCGGCGGGCACACCGGGTCCGTGCGCACGGTGGCGTTCAGCCCGGACGGGCGCACCCTGGCCACCGGCGGCGAGGACGCGACGACCCGGCTGTGGCGGACCGACCTGCCCACGCCGTCCGGCGCGATCCGGCGGATCTGCCGCGCGGTCGGCCGCGACCTGACCCGGCAGGAGCGCGCGAGCCACCTACAGGACCAGGAGCACGGCCGCACCTGCTGA
- a CDS encoding helix-turn-helix domain-containing protein, with the protein MSPATGGERAAQDLLSRTALGVFRLNGQFLAVSEELARPAGLTAAWWQVLGAVLREPLPVAGIARAMGITRQSVQRVADLLVRDGLAEYAPNPAHRRAKLLSPTDEGRAAVAKIGPGHADLAARLRDALGAEQFEQTALALERLSTALAELEPPH; encoded by the coding sequence ATGAGCCCCGCGACCGGCGGCGAGCGCGCCGCCCAGGACCTGCTCAGCCGCACCGCGCTCGGCGTCTTCCGGCTCAACGGCCAGTTCCTCGCGGTCTCCGAGGAGCTGGCCAGGCCCGCCGGGCTCACCGCCGCCTGGTGGCAGGTGCTCGGCGCCGTCCTGCGCGAGCCCCTGCCGGTGGCGGGCATCGCCCGCGCCATGGGCATCACCCGGCAGAGCGTGCAGCGCGTGGCCGACCTGCTCGTGCGCGACGGCCTCGCCGAGTACGCCCCGAACCCCGCGCACCGCCGCGCCAAGCTCCTGAGCCCCACCGACGAGGGGCGCGCGGCCGTCGCGAAGATCGGCCCGGGCCACGCGGACCTCGCCGCCCGGCTCAGGGACGCGCTGGGCGCCGAGCAGTTCGAGCAGACCGCCCTCGCCCTGGAGCGGCTCTCGACCGCCCTGGCCGAACTGGAGCCGCCTCACTGA